In the Oscillospiraceae bacterium genome, TGCGCCAAGATCGCTGCCCTGGGCATCGACTTCCTGGCTGCCGGCATCGGCAACATCCACGGCAAGTACCCCGCCAACTGGCAGGGCCTGAACTTCGAGGCTCTGGACAAGATCCATAACGCCACCGATAACATCCCCCTGGTGCTGCACGGCGGCACGGGCATCCCGGCTGACATGATCCGCAAGGCCATCAGCCTGGGCGTCTCCAAAATCAACGTCAACACTGAGTGCCAGCTGAGCTTCGCCGATGCTACCCGTAAGTACATCGAGGCCGGCAAGGACCTGCAGGGCAAGGGCTTCGACCCCCGCAAGCTGCTGGCTCCCGGCGCCGAGGCCATCAAGGCCACCGTCCGCGAGAAGATCGAGCTGTTCGGCTCCGCCAACAAGGCCTGATTTTAATACGCAAATCCAAAAGCCCGAAGGTGCAATGCCTTCGGGCTTTTTGCTGTTTACACACCTCCCCGTCCTCCGGCATACCGTGGTACAAGGAGGTGTTTACTATGCCAACAGGCAGTATCCAAGTTTATGCGTCTGTGGCGGGGCAGGCGGCGCCGCTGGCAGGCGTGCAGGTGGCGGTGCTGGATGAATCCGGTGTGACCGTGGCCCGCCTGACCACTGACGAAGCCGGTGCGGCAGAAGCCACAAACCTGCCCGCGCCCAACGCCAGCTACAGCTTGCAGGAGACCAACACGACGGTGCGCCCCTATGCCGTCTACCGCCTGCGGGCCGATGCCAGTGGCTGGCAGAGCCAGATTTTGGACGGCGTGCAGGTATTTGACGGCCAGCAGACGGTGGCGCGGCTGGAGTTTTTGCCCGGCGGCGGGGACGGAAACGCTCTGCCCGCACGGGAAACCGCGCCCCAGACCGTCACCATCCCACCCCATGTGCTGTTTGCCGGCGACGGCGGCAGCGGCCCCGCGCCCGAGGAGCGCCTGCCCGGCAACGTGCTGAGCGAGGTGGTCGTGCCCCGCAAAATCACCGTGCATCTGGGCCGCCCGGCGGCCAGCGCCCGCAACGTGACGGTGAGCTTCCAATCCTATATCGCCAATGTGGCGTCCAGCGAAGTCTATCCCACCTGGGTAGGCCATGCAGTTTACAGCGCTCCCCTGCCACGGCGGGCCAGCCGCGCCTGTACGGCGGCAAAGTCGGCGCGGGAGACAAGCCCCTCATGGGTACCTGGCACCACGATCCATTGCGACCGCGGCAGCCGCACGCTGCGGGCAGACTTGTAGCTGACTTTGCGGCGGCGGCCCTGCTCTAAATCGCCTGCGTAGGTACGGTTGGTCAGCATCTGGTGCAGGGTGGCGCGGCTCCACTGGCCGCTGCCGGTGTGGGCCGGTCCGCCGTGCTGCTGGCGGTAGACGCTGGGCGGCGGGACGCCCTCGGCGTTTAAAATATGGGCGATGCGCGCGGTGCCGTACCCTTGCAGATACAGCGCAAAGATGTGCCGCACCACGGCGGCAGCTTCGGGGTCAGGCAGCAGGCGGCTGTGGTCGGCGGGGTCTTTGCAGTAGCCGTACAGCGCAAAGGTGGCGATGTAATCCCCCTGCCACCGCTTATGCGTCAGCACCGAGCGCACATTGTCGGACAGATCCTCAAGATACCACTCGTTGATAAGCCCGTTGATTTGCCGGGCTTTTTTCCCGGCACGGTCCTGGGTATCCACGTGGTCCACCACGGCGATGAAGCGGATGCCCCACTCAGCAAATTTGCCGTGGAGGTACTTTTCCACCAGCTCCATATCACGGGTAAAGCGGGATTGCGTTTTGGCTAAAATCACGTCAAATTCCCGCCGTTCGGCCGCCGCCAGCATCTGGTTGAACGCCGGACGGCGCCGGTCGGCGCCGGAGTAGTCCTCGTCGATGTAGACTTCCTGCACGGTGTAGCCGTGCTCAGCCGCATAGCGTAACAGCATCGAGCGCTGGTTCTGTATGCTCTCGGATTCGGGCCCGGTTTTGGCCGCGTCCTCCTTGCTAAGGCGGCAGTAGATGGCAGCTTTTATGCGGCATCCCCCCTTCGCCTAAATATATGCGGTACATACAAAAAAGGCTCCCTCTGTGAGACAGACTCCCCCGATACGGGAGCGTTGTCGCCGAAGGTGAGCTGCATTCCCGATACAGAATACACGCACAAACGAAACGATTTTCCGAAATTGGCCTAAAAGGGTGACGATTGGAAAAAAAGAACGGCACACCGGTCAGGGTGTACCGTACGAGCTATGAAATTAGTGCCCCTCTTTGTCGATCATCTTGCGGATGGCATCGATGGCGACGCGGATGGCGAGGTCGGTATCGTGTACCTGGGCATTGGGCAGGCCCTTTTTGGCGCGCTCCTGGTTGGCGACCACCAGGAACAGCGAGCCGACCCGCACGCGGCGGTAAGCGCCGGCAATGAACAGCGCGGCGGACTCCATCTCCGACGCGATGCAGCCCATGCGCAGCCAGGCTTCCCACTTGTTCAGCAGCTCGTAAGAGACGGGGTGTTTTTCGGGCTGGTGCTGGCCGTAGAAGGAATCCTTGCACTCCACCACGCCGGTGTGGTAGGTAACGCCTACGTCCCTGGCGGCGTCCACCAGGGCGTTGGTCACGCCGAAATCAGGCACGGCAGGGTACTCGATGGGCGCGTACTCGCGGCTGGTGCCCTCCATGCGGATCGCGCCGGTGGCAATCACGACGTCACCGCCGCAGACATCCTCCTGCATGCCGCCGCAGGTGCCTACGCGGATGAAAGTGTCAGCCCCGCAGTTGGTCAGCTCTTCCAGCGCGATGGAAGCGGACGGGCCGCCGATGCCGGTGCTGGTAACGCTGACGGGTACGCCGTTGAGGGTGCCAGTGTAAGTAACGAACTCGCGGCTGTCAGCCACCAGACGAGGGTTATCAAAATATTTGGCAATTTTGGCGCAGCGCTTGGGGTCGCCGGGCAGAAGCACATAGCGGCCCACATCGCCGGGACCCAGCCCGACATGATACTGCTTGCCGCTGCCTTCAGTATAATCGACCATAGGTTTCAACCTCCTGAATAGATATTTGAGTATATTATACAGCGTTTTGGGGGAGGTTGCAACCAATTAAATATAGAAGAACACAGGTGTGAAATGGATAGTGTTTTTCTTC is a window encoding:
- a CDS encoding recombinase family protein, translated to MYCRLSKEDAAKTGPESESIQNQRSMLLRYAAEHGYTVQEVYIDEDYSGADRRRPAFNQMLAAAERREFDVILAKTQSRFTRDMELVEKYLHGKFAEWGIRFIAVVDHVDTQDRAGKKARQINGLINEWYLEDLSDNVRSVLTHKRWQGDYIATFALYGYCKDPADHSRLLPDPEAAAVVRHIFALYLQGYGTARIAHILNAEGVPPPSVYRQQHGGPAHTGSGQWSRATLHQMLTNRTYAGDLEQGRRRKVSYKSARSVRLPRSQWIVVPGTHEGLVSRADFAAVQARLARRGRGAL
- the udp gene encoding uridine phosphorylase, whose translation is MVDYTEGSGKQYHVGLGPGDVGRYVLLPGDPKRCAKIAKYFDNPRLVADSREFVTYTGTLNGVPVSVTSTGIGGPSASIALEELTNCGADTFIRVGTCGGMQEDVCGGDVVIATGAIRMEGTSREYAPIEYPAVPDFGVTNALVDAARDVGVTYHTGVVECKDSFYGQHQPEKHPVSYELLNKWEAWLRMGCIASEMESAALFIAGAYRRVRVGSLFLVVANQERAKKGLPNAQVHDTDLAIRVAIDAIRKMIDKEGH